One genomic region from Kamptonema formosum PCC 6407 encodes:
- the rpsT gene encoding 30S ribosomal protein S20, with the protein MPNIKSAIKRVEIAERNRLENKAYKSAVKTLMKKYLAAVDTYAAAPTPESMEQVQQRMSEAFSKIDKAVKRGVLHRNNGDRKKSRLAKALKRKQTPVVN; encoded by the coding sequence ATGCCCAATATTAAGTCCGCCATCAAACGAGTCGAAATTGCCGAGCGCAACCGACTGGAAAACAAAGCCTACAAGTCTGCTGTCAAAACTCTGATGAAGAAGTATTTGGCAGCCGTTGACACCTACGCCGCCGCTCCCACTCCCGAATCAATGGAGCAAGTACAGCAGCGGATGTCTGAGGCTTTCAGCAAAATCGACAAAGCTGTAAAGCGCGGCGTGCTACACCGCAATAATGGCGATCGCAAAAAATCTCGCTTGGCTAAGGCTCTCAAACGCAAACAGACCCCAGTTGTCAATTAA
- a CDS encoding TatD family hydrolase produces the protein MQLIDTHVHINFETFKDDLEAVRERWRAAGVVRLVHSCVEPEEFAGIQAIANRFEEVSFAVGLHPLDADKWTESTAEQILELASSDSRVVAIGETGLDFYKASNAQQQIEAFTSQLAIAQKLNKPVIIHCRDAAAPMAAMLREFWQTSGPVRGVMHCWGGTPEETEWFLDLGFYISFSGTVTFKKAVQIQESARKVKSDRLLIETDCPFLAPAPNRGKRNEPAYVRHVAEEVARLREVSLETLCQQTTRNACELFDLSEHK, from the coding sequence GTGCAGCTAATTGATACTCACGTTCACATCAACTTTGAGACGTTTAAAGACGATCTAGAAGCCGTGCGAGAGCGGTGGCGAGCAGCGGGAGTAGTCCGTCTAGTTCATTCTTGCGTAGAGCCGGAAGAATTTGCAGGAATTCAGGCGATCGCTAACCGCTTTGAGGAAGTATCCTTTGCCGTCGGCCTCCATCCCCTAGATGCCGACAAGTGGACGGAATCAACAGCAGAACAAATTTTAGAGCTGGCTAGTTCAGACTCTAGAGTAGTAGCGATCGGCGAAACCGGGTTGGACTTTTATAAAGCCAGCAACGCTCAGCAACAGATAGAAGCCTTTACCTCTCAACTGGCGATCGCCCAAAAGCTCAACAAACCCGTCATCATCCATTGCCGTGACGCAGCCGCGCCTATGGCCGCAATGCTGCGAGAATTTTGGCAAACTTCCGGGCCAGTTCGAGGCGTGATGCACTGCTGGGGAGGAACCCCAGAAGAAACCGAATGGTTCTTAGACCTGGGCTTCTATATCAGCTTCAGCGGGACTGTCACCTTTAAAAAAGCTGTCCAAATTCAAGAATCAGCTCGCAAAGTCAAAAGCGATCGCCTCCTGATCGAGACCGACTGCCCCTTTCTCGCCCCCGCCCCCAATCGCGGCAAACGCAACGAACCAGCCTACGTGCGCCACGTAGCCGAGGAAGTTGCTAGATTAAGAGAAGTATCCTTAGAAACTCTCTGCCAGCAAACTACCAGGAATGCCTGCGAGCTTTTTGACCTATCAGAGCACAAATAG